In the Sandaracinus amylolyticus genome, GCGTGTCGAGATCGAGCGCGCGCCCTCGCTCGTCAGCCGCCAGCAGCTCCTCGTACAGCTTCTCTCCGATACGCGCGCCGGTGCGCACGATCTCGCAGCGTCCGCCGGAGAGCAGCTCGGCCATCGCGTGGGCGAGGTCGGCGATGCGCAGCGCGCGCATCTTGGTCACGAAGACTTCGCCGCCCTTCATGCGCTCGCCCGCCTGGAGCACGAGCTCGGCCGCCTCTTCGATCGTCATCACGTAGCGCGTCATCGCGTCGTCCGTGAGCGTCAGTGGCTCTCGACCGAGGAGCTGGCTGGCGAAGATCGGCAGCACCGAGCCGCGTGATCCGATGACGTTGCCGAAGCGGACCGACGCGAAGCGGGTCCGGCGCGGCCCTCGGATCTGATTCGCCGCGGTCACGAGCCGCTCGCCCATCATCTTCGACGCGCCCATCACGTTCGTCGGGTTCACCGCCTTGTCCGACGAGGTGAAGATCACGCGCTCGACGTTCGCGTCCAGCGAGGCGCGGAGCACGTTGTCGAGCCCGACCAGGTTCGACTGCACGACCTCGAACGGGTTGTACTCGCCGAGCCCGACGTGCTTGAGGGCTGCCGTGTGGAACACGACGTCCACGCCGTTCATGGCGAACCGCAGTCGATCGAGGTCGCGGATGTCGCCGAGCTGCGGTGCGACGTGGCCACGTCCCTGCAGCCGCTGGTGGAGGAAGAAGAGCTCGCTCTCCGCGTGGTCGAAGGCGCGCACCGCCTTCGCGTGCGACGCGAGTCGCGCACACAGCGCCGAGCCGATGGTCCCGGCCGCACCGGTGACGAGGACGGTCTTGTCTTTCACATACGCGGGGACGAGCACGCGATCTCCTCGAGACACGACTGTTGCCGGGGAGGTCCCCGACGTTCGGCCGGCCGGTGTACCACGCCCCTCTCGGATGCGGCCAGGCGCGTGGGCCGGCGCCCGTGGCGGCGATGTGTGCGAGGTGTCGTGGCTCGCGCGTCTCGCTCGGAGCCGAGGAGCAACATCATGCCCGACGAGCGGCGACGGCCCGGAAGGGCCTGATCACTCGCGATAGAACTCGCGGTACCACTCGACGAAACGCCCGATCCCCGTCTCGATGCTGGTCGCCGGCTTGAACGCGACGTCGCGCTCGAGGTCCTC is a window encoding:
- a CDS encoding SDR family NAD(P)-dependent oxidoreductase, translating into MKDKTVLVTGAAGTIGSALCARLASHAKAVRAFDHAESELFFLHQRLQGRGHVAPQLGDIRDLDRLRFAMNGVDVVFHTAALKHVGLGEYNPFEVVQSNLVGLDNVLRASLDANVERVIFTSSDKAVNPTNVMGASKMMGERLVTAANQIRGPRRTRFASVRFGNVIGSRGSVLPIFASQLLGREPLTLTDDAMTRYVMTIEEAAELVLQAGERMKGGEVFVTKMRALRIADLAHAMAELLSGGRCEIVRTGARIGEKLYEELLAADERGRALDLDTLLVILPPAETRYPDRPELADFPDGRVVDREWHSGNDRLMTRDEIVAYLRETRVLDPFAPRS